The following coding sequences lie in one Acidimicrobiia bacterium genomic window:
- a CDS encoding DUF3048 domain-containing protein produces the protein MKHLAAPLLLCGVLLVACGGSEQTTPTETTTSSTHSTTTAAPETTPTTTVPQGTTTTVAVATTITADPTWTGPVYPLTGLPALDGIPAEPALVVKVGNNSAESRPQYGLMSADIVYEVRIENEKTRFISVFHSRLPEMVMPVRSARSSDFDLMGNLNRPLFVYWGANDGVDGERRSAENRGIFDSRSASGSGNQYFSRFEGRPAPYNGMIEPEVILGSAPDSSNAPHAVFAYGELPASAVPALGVQWSTPNRDIAYVWDAGITQWLRYQDGYGHLDEVGAPLAVDNVLVLYISYRISNADSNSPQALTTGFGDGWLLRDGTVTGITWERNFAADPWTLTDDGTGQPVTLDPGTAWVAFAKIGQGSILGPQEVSALVD, from the coding sequence ATGAAGCACCTAGCTGCACCGCTACTACTTTGTGGCGTACTGCTGGTGGCCTGCGGCGGCAGCGAGCAAACCACCCCCACCGAAACCACCACCTCCTCCACCCACTCCACCACCACAGCCGCCCCAGAAACCACCCCCACCACAACCGTTCCCCAAGGAACCACCACCACAGTCGCCGTAGCAACCACCATCACCGCCGACCCCACCTGGACGGGGCCCGTCTACCCGCTTACCGGTTTGCCCGCCCTTGACGGCATACCCGCCGAACCCGCCCTAGTGGTAAAAGTTGGCAACAATAGTGCCGAATCAAGGCCTCAATATGGTTTGATGTCCGCCGACATTGTTTACGAAGTGCGCATAGAAAACGAAAAAACTCGGTTTATCTCCGTCTTTCATAGCCGCCTCCCGGAAATGGTAATGCCGGTTCGTTCGGCCCGGTCAAGCGATTTTGACCTTATGGGAAACCTCAATCGGCCGCTGTTTGTTTACTGGGGGGCCAACGATGGGGTAGATGGAGAACGCCGCAGTGCCGAAAATCGTGGCATCTTCGACAGTCGGTCGGCCTCCGGGAGCGGTAACCAATACTTCAGCCGGTTTGAAGGCCGCCCCGCCCCCTACAACGGAATGATTGAACCAGAAGTAATCCTCGGCTCGGCCCCCGACTCCTCCAACGCACCCCACGCAGTCTTTGCCTACGGAGAACTTCCCGCCTCCGCCGTGCCGGCTCTCGGAGTGCAATGGTCAACCCCCAACCGAGATATCGCTTACGTATGGGACGCCGGAATTACTCAATGGTTGCGCTACCAAGACGGCTACGGCCACCTCGACGAAGTCGGCGCCCCCCTGGCCGTCGACAACGTGCTCGTTCTTTACATCAGTTACCGCATCTCAAACGCTGACTCGAACTCTCCGCAAGCCCTCACCACGGGCTTCGGCGACGGCTGGTTGCTGCGCGACGGCACGGTCACCGGCATCACCTGGGAACGCAACTTCGCCGCCGACCCGTGGACCCTCACCGACGACGGAACCGGCCAACCAGTAACCCTCGACCCCGGAACGGCCTGGGTGGCCTTCGCAAAAATAGGGCAAGGCAGCATCCTGGGCCCCCAAGAAGTTTCGGCTTTGGTTGACTAA
- a CDS encoding phosphatidylinositol mannoside acyltransferase: protein MGVLPVAAGYRAGGVVARALPRGLGGQLARSAGRLAGRRNKDRRTMVARHLRRTMNPQLSGKELNDAIDEVFASYATYWFQSLRLPGMTPQQIQDGFTQEGYHHIEQALASGTGPIVAMPHLGGWEWAAFWMNQVAGASVNVVVEPLEPPELFEWFRQFRASLGMNVIPLGPQAGTEVMSLLRSGKSVSLLCDRNLGGAGVEVEFFGETTQLPAGPATLALRTGAAIIPTAIYIKGQGCHGVVQPPLNVERQGRLREDITRITQDLAHRLEELISAAPQQWHLLQPNWPSDHLPPDGQ, encoded by the coding sequence ATGGGCGTGCTACCCGTAGCCGCCGGCTACCGAGCCGGGGGAGTAGTCGCTCGAGCCCTACCCCGAGGCCTCGGCGGGCAACTCGCCCGAAGCGCCGGGCGCCTGGCCGGCCGCCGCAACAAAGACCGCCGCACCATGGTGGCCCGCCATTTGCGCCGCACCATGAACCCCCAGTTATCTGGAAAAGAACTCAACGACGCCATCGACGAAGTGTTCGCCTCCTACGCCACCTACTGGTTCCAAAGCCTGCGCCTCCCCGGCATGACCCCCCAACAAATACAAGACGGGTTCACCCAAGAGGGCTACCACCACATCGAACAAGCCCTGGCCAGCGGCACCGGACCCATCGTGGCCATGCCCCACCTCGGCGGCTGGGAATGGGCAGCCTTCTGGATGAACCAAGTAGCCGGCGCCTCAGTAAACGTAGTAGTCGAACCCCTCGAACCCCCAGAACTCTTTGAATGGTTCCGCCAATTCCGCGCCTCGCTGGGCATGAACGTCATCCCTCTCGGGCCTCAAGCCGGAACCGAAGTCATGAGCCTCCTGCGCAGCGGAAAATCCGTCAGTTTGCTCTGCGACCGCAACCTGGGCGGCGCCGGCGTAGAAGTAGAATTCTTTGGCGAAACCACCCAACTACCCGCCGGACCAGCCACCCTGGCCCTCCGGACCGGCGCCGCCATAATCCCCACCGCCATCTACATAAAAGGCCAAGGATGCCACGGCGTAGTGCAGCCCCCACTCAACGTCGAACGACAAGGACGACTCCGAGAAGACATCACCCGCATCACCCAAGACCTGGCCCACCGACTCGAAGAACTCATCAGCGCCGCCCCCCAACAATGGCACCTACTGCAACCAAACTGGCCCTCGGACCACCTGCCGCCCGACGGCCAGTAA
- a CDS encoding adenosylhomocysteinase, translated as MSLLEDSKIADISLHTFGRHEIRLAENEMPGLMALRAEYADAQPLAGARITGSLHMTIQTAVLIETLVFLGAQVRWASCNIFSTQDHAAAAVLVGPHGTPENPEGVPVYAWKGETLEEYWWATTRVLQWPDGAGPNLILDDGGDATVLVHKGAEYEAAGAVPAATEDDSEEWGIVLDTLRASLAEDPTRWTTIMNGVRGVSEETTTGVHRLYHMKEAGELRFPAINVNDAVTKSKFDNLYGCRHSLIDGINRATDVMIGGKVAVVCGFGDVGKGCAESLRGQGARVIVTEIDPICALQAAMQGYEVNTLERVIDKADIFITTTGCKDILTAEHMGKMKHQAIVGNIGHFDNEIDMAGLQKLSDVQRITIKPQVDEFVFPDGHSVIILSEGRLLNLGNATGHPSFVMSASFSNQVLAQIELHANAESYGIDVVTLPKLLDEKVARLHLDALGVRLTTMTDDQAEYLGVNVDGPFKPDHYRY; from the coding sequence ATGTCCCTACTCGAAGACAGCAAAATTGCTGACATAAGCCTGCATACCTTTGGCCGCCACGAAATTCGCTTAGCCGAAAACGAAATGCCCGGCCTCATGGCCCTACGAGCCGAATACGCCGATGCCCAACCCCTCGCCGGAGCCCGCATTACCGGTTCACTGCACATGACCATCCAAACGGCCGTGCTCATCGAAACCCTGGTCTTCCTCGGCGCACAAGTGCGTTGGGCCAGCTGCAATATTTTCTCCACCCAAGACCACGCCGCAGCAGCCGTGCTGGTGGGCCCCCACGGCACCCCAGAAAACCCCGAAGGGGTACCGGTCTACGCTTGGAAAGGCGAAACCCTCGAAGAATACTGGTGGGCCACCACCCGAGTACTCCAATGGCCCGATGGAGCCGGCCCCAACCTTATTTTGGACGACGGCGGCGACGCCACCGTGTTGGTCCACAAAGGCGCCGAATACGAAGCAGCAGGCGCCGTGCCCGCCGCCACCGAAGACGACTCAGAAGAATGGGGCATCGTCCTCGACACTCTGCGAGCATCCCTCGCCGAGGACCCCACCCGATGGACCACCATCATGAATGGCGTCCGTGGCGTCTCTGAAGAAACCACCACCGGGGTACACCGCCTCTACCACATGAAAGAAGCCGGCGAATTGCGCTTCCCGGCCATCAACGTCAACGATGCGGTAACCAAATCAAAATTCGACAATCTCTACGGATGTCGCCACTCACTAATTGATGGCATCAACCGCGCCACCGACGTCATGATCGGCGGCAAAGTCGCCGTAGTTTGCGGCTTCGGCGACGTCGGCAAAGGCTGCGCAGAATCACTCCGCGGCCAAGGCGCCCGGGTCATCGTCACCGAAATTGACCCCATCTGTGCCCTCCAAGCGGCCATGCAAGGCTACGAAGTCAACACCCTCGAACGGGTCATCGACAAAGCAGACATCTTCATTACCACCACCGGCTGCAAAGACATTTTGACCGCCGAACACATGGGAAAAATGAAGCACCAAGCCATCGTGGGCAACATCGGGCACTTCGATAACGAAATCGACATGGCCGGGCTGCAAAAACTTTCCGACGTGCAACGCATCACCATCAAACCCCAGGTAGATGAGTTCGTGTTCCCCGACGGCCACTCAGTAATCATTTTGTCTGAAGGCCGCTTGCTGAACCTCGGCAACGCTACCGGGCACCCTAGCTTCGTGATGTCAGCCAGCTTCTCCAACCAGGTACTGGCCCAAATAGAGTTACACGCCAACGCCGAAAGCTACGGAATAGACGTGGTGACCTTGCCTAAACTTTTGGACGAAAAAGTAGCGCGCCTACACCTCGACGCCCTCGGCGTACGGCTCACCACAATGACCGACGACCAAGCCGAATACCTCGGTGTCAACGTCGACGGTCCCTTCAAACCAGACCACTACCGGTACTAA
- the pdxS gene encoding pyridoxal 5'-phosphate synthase lyase subunit PdxS, giving the protein MTDVTRQTGTQLVKRGLAEMLKGGVVMDVVDADQARIAEDAGAVAVMALERVPSDIRRDGGVARMSDPKMIEEIQAAVTIPVMAKVRIGHFAEAQILQTLNVDYIDESEVLTPADEAHHIDKWSFDVPFVCGATNLGEALRRISEGACLIRSKGEAGTGNVVEAVRHIRSITGDIRRITQADSAELFEWAKRLQAPLPLIQEIAETGELPVPLFCAGGLATPADASLVMQLGAQSVFVGSGIFKSDDPAPRARAIVEATTNYTDASVVAKVSRGLGEAMPGLEIEGLETRLADRGW; this is encoded by the coding sequence ATGACAGACGTAACACGCCAAACCGGAACCCAACTCGTAAAACGAGGCCTCGCCGAAATGCTCAAAGGTGGGGTAGTCATGGACGTGGTCGACGCCGACCAAGCCCGCATCGCCGAAGACGCCGGAGCAGTAGCCGTTATGGCCCTCGAACGAGTGCCCTCCGATATTCGACGCGACGGCGGCGTAGCCCGCATGTCTGACCCAAAAATGATCGAAGAGATCCAAGCCGCCGTGACCATCCCCGTTATGGCCAAAGTACGCATCGGGCACTTTGCCGAAGCGCAAATCCTGCAAACCCTCAACGTGGACTACATCGACGAAAGCGAAGTACTCACCCCCGCCGACGAAGCGCACCACATCGACAAATGGTCCTTCGACGTGCCATTCGTGTGCGGCGCCACCAACCTCGGCGAAGCGCTCCGACGCATCTCCGAAGGGGCCTGCCTCATTCGCTCCAAAGGCGAAGCCGGCACCGGCAACGTAGTAGAAGCAGTACGTCACATACGCTCCATCACCGGCGACATTCGTCGCATCACCCAAGCCGACAGCGCAGAACTCTTCGAATGGGCCAAACGCTTACAAGCCCCACTGCCCCTCATTCAAGAAATCGCCGAAACCGGAGAACTTCCAGTACCGCTTTTCTGCGCCGGCGGCCTCGCCACCCCCGCCGATGCTTCGCTGGTCATGCAACTGGGCGCCCAATCAGTATTCGTAGGCTCCGGCATATTCAAAAGCGACGACCCGGCCCCCCGAGCCCGCGCCATCGTAGAAGCCACCACCAACTACACCGACGCCTCAGTAGTAGCCAAAGTAAGCCGCGGCCTCGGTGAAGCCATGCCCGGCCTCGAAATTGAAGGCCTAGAAACCCGCTTGGCCGACCGGGGTTGGTAA
- a CDS encoding uridine kinase: protein MDGIRVCGIAGGSGAGKTTLTWALVETLAQEGRTATVLPFDNYYRDLADRPYPERTQVNFDHPDSLEHELYLEHLAQLLNGQSVEVPIYDFSTHTRSPQVLVVEPHEIIIAEGILLFAVAEVRHQLGLKVFVAAPQNLRYQRRLKRDVEERGRTPESIQKQFTTTVAPMHDQFVEPFAAQADVVVKGMGTMKKAVDQIVAQLGPKDVTPLI from the coding sequence TTGGACGGAATACGGGTTTGTGGCATCGCTGGAGGCAGCGGTGCCGGCAAAACCACCCTCACTTGGGCCTTGGTGGAAACCTTGGCCCAAGAGGGCCGTACCGCCACCGTGTTGCCTTTCGACAACTACTACCGAGACCTCGCCGACCGGCCCTACCCGGAACGCACCCAAGTCAACTTTGACCACCCCGACTCGCTAGAACACGAGCTCTACCTCGAACACTTAGCGCAACTCCTCAACGGCCAAAGCGTTGAGGTGCCTATCTACGACTTTTCTACCCACACCAGAAGCCCCCAAGTGCTGGTAGTCGAGCCCCACGAAATAATAATCGCCGAAGGAATACTGCTCTTCGCCGTAGCCGAGGTGCGCCACCAACTGGGGCTCAAAGTGTTCGTGGCCGCCCCACAAAACCTGCGCTACCAGCGGCGCCTAAAACGCGACGTAGAAGAACGCGGCCGCACCCCCGAAAGCATCCAAAAACAATTCACCACCACCGTGGCCCCCATGCACGACCAATTTGTTGAGCCCTTCGCCGCCCAAGCAGACGTGGTGGTCAAAGGCATGGGCACTATGAAAAAAGCCGTTGACCAAATAGTGGCGCAACTCGGCCCCAAGGATGTCACACCCCTCATCTAA
- a CDS encoding ComF family protein, protein MKQNWWAAKAINLLRKTGCTNCPLSQPGPCSNCLTCLGPVPLFLPPADLNGFTALASYQGPAADLVKAIKYKGLRSPIKALGKALAQQVATGQPRPATVVTWIPASTRHRAQRGADHAELLARSVAHHLDLPARRLLLRAPGPAQHTLTVTQRRSGPTLRSRPINPDARVLLIDDVTTTGASVRTAARALRRAGAKQVTVAVVAATPPRYTPRRPRPLTARSR, encoded by the coding sequence ATGAAGCAAAACTGGTGGGCCGCCAAGGCCATCAACCTCTTGCGCAAAACCGGTTGCACCAACTGCCCATTGAGCCAACCTGGGCCCTGCAGCAACTGCCTGACCTGTCTGGGCCCCGTCCCGCTCTTCTTGCCGCCCGCCGACCTCAACGGGTTCACCGCCCTGGCCTCCTACCAAGGCCCGGCTGCCGACTTAGTAAAAGCCATCAAATATAAAGGCCTACGTTCACCCATAAAAGCTCTCGGGAAAGCCCTCGCCCAACAAGTAGCTACCGGTCAACCCCGGCCCGCCACCGTGGTCACCTGGATACCGGCCTCGACCCGCCACCGCGCTCAACGCGGCGCCGACCACGCAGAACTCTTAGCCCGCTCAGTAGCCCACCACCTTGACCTGCCCGCCCGGCGGTTGCTATTGCGCGCCCCTGGGCCCGCCCAACACACCCTGACGGTCACCCAACGACGCTCCGGACCCACGCTGCGCTCCCGACCCATAAACCCCGACGCCCGAGTACTGCTCATCGACGACGTGACCACCACCGGTGCTTCGGTACGAACCGCCGCCCGGGCCCTGCGGCGAGCCGGCGCAAAACAAGTAACGGTTGCGGTGGTGGCCGCCACCCCGCCCCGCTACACCCCTCGGCGGCCCCGCCCCCTCACCGCCCGTAGCCGATAA
- a CDS encoding YebC/PmpR family DNA-binding transcriptional regulator, with amino-acid sequence MSGHSKWATIKHKKGAADQKRAKLFAKLIKQVEVAARAGGGDMDANASLRTMFQKARDSSVPLDTIERAIKRGTGELEGVNYESITYEGYAPHGVALYVETLSDNRNRTGSEVRSLLTKNGGSLAEPGSVAWQFERKGVIMLPGTTDEDEIMMVTLDAGAEDLVDDGGLWRLTCEPTDLPEVRQALEEANVAFDSADVTMLPTSTVDIESEAEARSVLRVIDLLDDLDDVQDVYANFSIADEIFDALAE; translated from the coding sequence ATGTCCGGACATTCCAAATGGGCAACTATCAAACACAAAAAAGGCGCCGCCGATCAAAAGCGCGCCAAACTGTTTGCCAAACTCATTAAACAAGTAGAAGTAGCAGCCCGAGCCGGCGGGGGAGACATGGACGCCAACGCCTCACTACGCACCATGTTTCAAAAAGCACGCGACTCCTCGGTGCCCCTCGACACCATTGAACGAGCCATCAAACGCGGCACCGGAGAACTCGAAGGAGTCAACTACGAATCCATCACCTACGAAGGGTACGCCCCCCACGGCGTAGCGCTCTACGTAGAGACCCTCTCCGACAACCGCAACCGCACCGGGTCAGAAGTACGCTCCCTGCTCACCAAAAACGGGGGATCGCTCGCCGAACCCGGATCCGTGGCCTGGCAATTCGAACGCAAAGGCGTCATCATGCTGCCCGGAACAACCGACGAAGACGAAATCATGATGGTAACCCTCGACGCCGGCGCCGAAGACCTGGTTGACGATGGCGGCCTGTGGCGCTTAACCTGCGAACCCACCGACCTCCCCGAAGTACGACAAGCTCTCGAAGAAGCCAACGTGGCCTTCGACTCAGCCGACGTCACCATGTTGCCCACCTCTACCGTCGACATCGAAAGCGAAGCCGAAGCCCGATCTGTGCTGCGAGTCATAGACCTCCTCGACGACCTCGACGACGTACAAGACGTCTACGCAAACTTTTCTATAGCCGACGAAATATTCGACGCCCTCGCCGAATAA
- the ruvC gene encoding crossover junction endodeoxyribonuclease RuvC: MFVLGIDPGLSRCGYGVVESNGKNLRAVAAGVIRTPPEMDLALRLAELQKEIHALIADYQPEEVAVERVLFQVNVSSAMATGQAAGVTMAAAASTGLPVALYSPNEVKLAVAGWGGADKQQMERMVQSQLSITKPLRPVDAADAVAVAICHLAMRPSAALTAAKKQ; encoded by the coding sequence ATGTTCGTATTAGGCATAGACCCCGGGTTATCGCGCTGCGGCTACGGCGTTGTAGAAAGCAACGGAAAAAACTTGCGTGCCGTAGCAGCCGGGGTAATCCGCACCCCACCCGAAATGGATTTAGCCCTGCGCCTCGCAGAATTGCAAAAAGAAATTCACGCCCTCATCGCCGACTACCAACCCGAAGAAGTAGCCGTAGAACGCGTGCTCTTTCAAGTAAACGTCAGCTCCGCCATGGCCACCGGCCAAGCAGCCGGCGTCACCATGGCCGCCGCCGCATCCACCGGCCTCCCCGTCGCCTTGTACTCGCCCAACGAAGTAAAACTGGCCGTCGCCGGGTGGGGCGGAGCCGACAAACAACAAATGGAACGCATGGTGCAAAGCCAACTCTCCATCACCAAACCCCTGCGCCCCGTAGACGCCGCCGACGCCGTAGCAGTAGCCATCTGCCACCTCGCCATGCGCCCCTCCGCCGCACTAACCGCCGCCAAAAAACAATGA
- the manA gene encoding mannose-6-phosphate isomerase, class I encodes MPNLGPVELLSGFVQHYHWGSTHALAALENRPPASTPEAEKWFGTHPAGPTALEADPATTLADAVAQANETLPYLVKLLAADQPLSLQTHPNATQAADPALNFSDPQAKPEIVCALTPFEVLCGFRPLNQAQKNAADYELPHKLQNLLTQPDGYKAIVAAVLANTWETETAALIAHCRQRTEPLAKAILDLAAFYPTDPALLLVPLLEHHILQPGQALYLSPGVLHAYLGGLALEVMGPSDNVVRAGFTSKKVDPTTLLAIIETDEAPQIQNPASPVHQYQTGKTFTLQRLQQTELTIGPQRRGDLVVAAFGTTTLTANGQQLALTAGNVAWVPQSDGPYHLTTDGEAFQVSSPTG; translated from the coding sequence CTGCCTAACCTCGGCCCCGTGGAACTCCTCTCCGGCTTTGTTCAGCACTACCACTGGGGGTCAACCCACGCCCTAGCGGCCCTAGAAAATCGCCCACCGGCCTCCACCCCCGAAGCAGAAAAATGGTTCGGCACCCACCCGGCCGGGCCCACCGCACTAGAAGCAGACCCCGCCACAACCTTGGCGGACGCCGTCGCCCAAGCCAACGAAACCCTGCCCTACTTGGTCAAGCTCCTCGCCGCCGACCAACCACTTTCGTTGCAAACCCACCCCAACGCCACCCAAGCCGCCGACCCGGCCCTGAACTTTTCTGATCCCCAAGCCAAACCAGAAATCGTGTGCGCCCTCACCCCTTTTGAAGTGTTGTGCGGGTTCCGGCCACTAAACCAAGCACAAAAAAACGCCGCCGACTACGAACTGCCCCACAAACTACAAAACCTGTTGACCCAACCCGACGGGTACAAAGCAATAGTGGCGGCCGTGCTGGCCAATACATGGGAAACCGAAACCGCCGCACTTATTGCCCACTGCAGGCAACGCACCGAACCCCTCGCCAAAGCCATCCTCGACCTGGCGGCCTTTTACCCCACCGACCCGGCGCTCCTTCTGGTCCCCTTATTAGAACACCACATACTGCAACCCGGCCAAGCCCTTTACCTCAGCCCAGGAGTACTCCACGCCTACCTCGGCGGCTTAGCCCTCGAAGTCATGGGCCCCAGCGACAACGTGGTACGAGCCGGCTTCACTAGCAAAAAAGTTGACCCGACCACCCTGCTGGCCATCATCGAAACCGACGAGGCTCCCCAAATACAAAACCCGGCGAGCCCCGTGCACCAATACCAAACCGGTAAAACATTTACCCTGCAACGCCTGCAACAAACCGAACTAACCATTGGACCCCAACGCCGCGGCGACTTGGTGGTTGCCGCTTTTGGCACCACCACCCTGACCGCCAATGGGCAACAACTCGCCCTCACCGCCGGAAACGTTGCCTGGGTGCCCCAAAGCGACGGCCCCTACCACCTGACCACCGACGGTGAAGCGTTCCAAGTAAGTAGCCCCACCGGTTAG
- a CDS encoding glycosyltransferase family 1 protein: protein MRIGVISPYSLTLPGGVQGQVLGLARELRAAGHHAQVLGPCDGPPPDAGVIPLGDSLPTSANGSVAPIAPDVPCALRTIQALRDNQFDILHLHEPMAPGPTTTALFMAQAPMVATFHAAGGSRAYDILKRPVRWLSGRIDRRFAVSDDAAEMAQHSLGHQYEVLFNGVETDRCAAAQPWKTSGPTIFFVGRHEPRKGLDVLLDAMNELPANLTLWVASDGPQTEALKARSAGDARIKWLGRISEEEKLSRMKGADIFCAPSLRGESFGVVLLEGMACDTTVVASDIPGYAKVAQEGQHAVLVPPGDSTALAAAIEKTLQDPQRTAQLRASGLQRAHQFSMKQLAQRYLTVYQEVIDDA, encoded by the coding sequence ATGCGCATCGGAGTCATCAGCCCCTACAGCCTGACCCTGCCCGGCGGGGTACAAGGCCAAGTACTCGGCTTAGCCAGAGAACTCCGGGCCGCCGGCCACCACGCCCAAGTGCTCGGCCCCTGCGACGGCCCACCACCTGATGCTGGGGTTATCCCCCTCGGCGACAGCCTGCCCACCTCAGCCAACGGCTCAGTAGCACCCATCGCCCCCGACGTACCCTGCGCCCTACGGACCATCCAAGCCCTACGCGATAACCAGTTCGACATTTTGCACCTCCACGAACCCATGGCCCCAGGCCCCACCACCACCGCCCTCTTTATGGCCCAAGCCCCCATGGTGGCCACCTTTCACGCCGCCGGAGGAAGCCGCGCCTACGACATTCTCAAGCGACCGGTCCGCTGGCTCAGCGGACGCATCGACCGCCGTTTTGCCGTATCCGACGACGCCGCCGAAATGGCCCAACACTCCCTCGGGCACCAATACGAAGTGCTATTCAACGGCGTCGAAACCGACCGCTGTGCCGCCGCCCAACCCTGGAAAACCAGCGGCCCCACCATCTTTTTTGTGGGACGCCACGAACCACGAAAAGGCCTCGACGTATTGCTCGACGCCATGAACGAACTGCCCGCCAACCTAACCCTGTGGGTAGCCAGCGACGGCCCACAAACCGAAGCCCTCAAAGCCCGCTCAGCCGGAGACGCACGCATCAAGTGGCTGGGACGCATCAGCGAAGAAGAAAAATTGTCCCGCATGAAAGGAGCCGACATTTTTTGCGCCCCCTCGCTGCGCGGTGAATCTTTTGGTGTCGTACTGCTCGAAGGCATGGCCTGTGACACCACGGTGGTAGCCAGCGACATACCGGGTTACGCCAAAGTGGCCCAAGAAGGACAACACGCAGTATTAGTGCCCCCCGGCGACAGCACCGCCCTCGCCGCAGCCATCGAAAAAACCTTGCAAGACCCGCAACGAACCGCACAACTGCGAGCCAGCGGCCTCCAACGAGCCCACCAATTCTCTATGAAACAGTTAGCTCAGCGCTACCTCACCGTTTATCAAGAAGTAATAGACGACGCCTGA
- the pdxT gene encoding pyridoxal 5'-phosphate synthase glutaminase subunit PdxT, which produces MKVGVLALQGAFASHHAALTATGVNPTEVRTPQDLADVDALVIPGGESTTMLMLLDSSQLRTPLVERIQNGLPVFGTCAGMILLSAHMADGRPDQQPLGLIDLDVRRNGYGRQIASFEADLDINGLDHPFRGVFIRAPLAQRIGPKVEVLASVDGHGVLCQQENILVSSFHPELTNDLRLHQLFVDRAFAAQ; this is translated from the coding sequence ATGAAGGTTGGGGTACTAGCCCTCCAAGGGGCGTTCGCCAGCCACCACGCCGCCTTAACGGCCACCGGCGTCAACCCCACCGAAGTTCGCACCCCCCAAGACCTGGCCGACGTCGACGCACTGGTTATCCCCGGGGGCGAATCAACCACCATGTTGATGCTGCTGGACTCCTCACAACTACGCACCCCGCTGGTGGAACGTATACAAAACGGGCTCCCGGTATTCGGCACCTGCGCCGGGATGATCCTACTCAGCGCCCACATGGCCGACGGTCGCCCCGACCAACAACCCCTCGGGCTGATCGACCTTGACGTACGCCGCAACGGCTACGGCCGACAAATCGCATCCTTCGAAGCCGACCTTGACATAAACGGCCTCGACCACCCCTTTCGCGGGGTGTTCATTCGGGCACCTCTAGCCCAACGCATCGGCCCCAAAGTAGAAGTACTGGCCAGCGTGGACGGTCATGGCGTACTCTGCCAACAAGAAAACATTTTGGTCAGCTCGTTTCACCCCGAACTCACCAACGACCTCCGCCTGCATCAACTCTTCGTCGACCGGGCGTTCGCCGCTCAATGA
- a CDS encoding CDP-alcohol phosphatidyltransferase family protein, with amino-acid sequence MLDGTWRGAVDRGLTPIGESLRRTGISADVITVIGILMSGAAAVAIGLGNLRFGFLFLVLTGVPDALDGAVAKASGTASKRGAFFDSVSDRLTDALLFGGLAWHYAETQPGHIMMLPVAVMAAAMLISYQRAKAELLGYDAKGGLMERAERFIVLGIGLLFSEILLATLWVMLALTLFTAGQRFAKVWKQASAEREVPVSERSQRRQQRRDQRN; translated from the coding sequence ATGTTAGATGGAACCTGGCGAGGAGCCGTAGACCGAGGGCTAACCCCCATAGGAGAAAGCCTGCGCCGCACCGGCATCAGCGCCGACGTCATCACCGTTATCGGCATCCTCATGTCGGGGGCCGCCGCCGTAGCCATCGGATTAGGCAACCTGCGCTTCGGATTCTTGTTTCTCGTCTTAACCGGAGTACCCGACGCCCTCGACGGCGCAGTCGCCAAAGCCTCTGGAACCGCCTCAAAACGCGGGGCCTTCTTCGACTCGGTCTCCGACCGCCTAACCGACGCGCTGCTCTTTGGCGGCTTGGCCTGGCACTACGCCGAAACCCAACCCGGGCACATCATGATGCTGCCCGTAGCAGTCATGGCCGCCGCCATGTTGATCTCCTACCAAAGAGCCAAAGCCGAACTCTTGGGCTACGACGCCAAAGGCGGGCTCATGGAACGCGCCGAACGGTTCATCGTATTAGGCATCGGCTTGCTGTTCTCAGAAATACTGTTAGCCACCCTGTGGGTCATGCTGGCCCTCACCCTGTTTACCGCCGGCCAACGCTTCGCCAAAGTATGGAAACAAGCCAGCGCCGAACGAGAAGTACCGGTAAGCGAACGCAGCCAACGCCGGCAACAACGCCGCGACCAGCGCAACTAA